Sequence from the Zeugodacus cucurbitae isolate PBARC_wt_2022May chromosome 5, idZeuCucr1.2, whole genome shotgun sequence genome:
GTATAACACATCCGAACTGGTGTTGCATTGGGAACAAAAACGTCCGATAACCATGGATCCGGCGCTACACCTTACCGAATATGTGCTGCATGGCGCTTGGTCCAATGAAACCGTAGTCAATGCCGATTTGAATGATTTAAGACATGGTGCCTTCGCCGGAAATTACAGTTCACTCAGTTTTTCAGTGCATTTAACACGTGAAGTCGGCTTCTATGTAATGGATTATTTTCTACCCTCAATGCTTATAGTTGCTATTTCGTGGGTGTCCTTCTGGTTGCAAGCAGATCAAGCGCCACCGCGCATCATGTTGGGCACTAGCACTATGCTAACATTTATAACGCTGGCTTCGGCACAAGGTTGGTGGGAAATATGTTAAATACTTAATGCTCCCATTCGTACTTATATTCAACATTGGTTCCCCACTAATAGGTAAAACTTTACCAAAAGTTAGTTACATCAAAGTTTCCGAAGTGTGGTTTCTCGGTTGTACGCTCTTCATTTTCGGCAGTCTCATCGAATTCGCTTTCGTCAATACGATTTGGCGTCGCAAACGTAATGTGGATGTGAAAAAAATGAGCAGCAAACATATACTGAAATCAACATTGTCGCCACGCGCCTCACGACGTGCCACTGGCCGCTCACGTTCCTTCTGCGCCGCCACACATGCAACCAACGAACCGCCACCGTTTAATAATTACCTAACGGTACATAATATACCGATACATACGATACACGAGCATGAAGCGGTGGATAATCTATCGAAAGTGACTAGTTTTAGTAACACAACGACAAATACTGGTGATTCTTTGCCCTATAGCAAACGTGATTTGGCCAACATTGAAACGGGTGAAGTGCATCACAATATCGGCTGGACAACGCTCACACCGCAAGAAATATCCATGTGGATCGATCGAAAGGCACGTTGTGTATTTCCTATAGCCTTCTTGGTTTTTAACGCATTCTTTTGGACATTTGTCTATGTAGTTTAATAGTggtttcattttttattgcttgcGCTTGAAAGCCATTTGGTGTTACTAATTGAGTTAGATATTTGCGCATTAGTGCTTTTAATTAACTTAAgcataactttatttttggtGTTGTCTTGTGTGTGCCTTTTTTacggttttattttatttaattttttcatttttataacctaactttttttattatttttttttgtttttgtgccatATCTTTGCTATGATTGCCATTTAACTCACTTGAAACCAAATAATTTGTACATAATTGCTATACCTCAgttactaattttatttaaactaattatgtatatttttaatttatgtaatacAAACTGTAAATGCTTTAGGAATCTCTAGTGCTACTTAAAAGTAAATGTGTTGGAATTTTGTTCGCAATAGCAACGGGCCCGTTGATTTCAACTTGCACACAACAATACCGGGGTCACACACACTTATTTTACGCGCTGTGCTGCAATGAATCAAAGCTCTTTGTTTGCCGCATGCTTGCCTGTATCGCCTTTTTGCTTCGTTTTGTCAACATCGTCAGCCTCATCTTCACTCTCTGCAGGCGGTAATGTTTCCTGCAAACACTTGCGCTCGTCTTGTGCCAACACCGTGTCCTCACAGAGATGTGCGAGCAGTGTTTTCTCATCTTGATGCTTGAAATACCAATCGGAAATCACTTCCTCATAGTTCTCAAGCATATTCTCGCATTGCGTCTTCATTTGTGTCACCTCCACTGGCGGTTTATCCCACAATTCAATTGGTATACCCAAATCGACTTTCACACCTTTGTCGACGAGTCCATGTAGCGTTTTGAAGGTTTGCGACATGCCTTTGGCAAAGCGTGTGCTGTCGGTGCGCTCCTTGTGTAGATTGTACTCCAAAACACGTTCACAAACGTTCTCCAGTGACTCGAGCAAACGCAATTCACTGCGTCGATACTCGGTGCGCTTCTTTGGTTTCACATCGTCGAGCGAGTAACTAAAGATaagcataatttttattgaaattgtatgtagaaatatttattagaaatttaattttagctgCCCTACCCCATTTCGATGACATCGTGCGATTTGCCAGTTTCCTTGAGCCGCTCCTGCAGCTCGGTGGCCAGTATCTTGCAGGCTTCACAGCGATTGGCGTAGCGCACACCCTCGTTCTCCTCTGGTCCTGCATGCACGTAGCAAAGCAGCAATGGTAGTATTACTATTACTTGCCGCAGCAGCATAGTGACGTCTTGCCGCAAcaatttgttataattaaattaattgtaataatacCGCTTATAAATCTGAATAAAGAAATTCTGCGAATGCAATTTTCTgcagaaagaaaaagaaaaacaaaaactgacGTGTTGTTTACCGGCAATTGCGAGTTGCCGTATTATTATAGTATGTGGGTGGGTAAAGCAGTGCGTTTGCATATGCTGACAATGCAGATAACTACGACTGGTTTATGTCTATGCTATGTGACATTGCTACACTGCATGACCGGCATGTTGGATGGTTCGTGTACGTGGTGTTTTTTTGCGGCAGCTACCTGCTGGGTGCTTCTGTTCGCCTGGTGTAATTCCCGAAAATTACAATTTGGCAGAATCACACTTTTGGGGGGTGGTTCAAAAAATACACATGCGTTATTTCTTTGCGTACTATAGCAATATGGGTATCAAATTAAAGGGAATTTCAAGGGCTATCATTTTAAATggtttattttatgtaaatatgtaaattaaagcgaataaatgagtttttgttaaaatttaattttattgtgtaTAGAATGCTTAAGTATGGTATATAAAATTCCTTTTATACATGTTTGTGCATGCATATGCttttaaatgataaaattaagcaaattacaatacatatttgtatgatttttcACAGTTTGCTTCTTTATAGaccattaaacattttttttgcattatttttttaaataaattacttacaaattaattataaatttaaaattgtatgtttacacacatttttacaaattttatatggatttaaataattaattcttaaaattatgaatgcgtttttgcttaaatataatttatacttaaatactatacattttatcgtaattttatttttttactataaaattattttttgcataatttttaaataaattcgtcaattttttgtttttttttttggcttattttgCTCACATTTCACTtgtaaattgcattttaatgctACTCCAATACTTTAATGCGCTCCAATTtcaattgttgctgctgttgttgttgttgcaaggcGTTTGCAATGGGCAAACAGAAATCCATGTTGTTACTACTGCCATCTGCATTGCAAATTCCACCGAAATTTACAGGTGAACATCGAGCACCGTCCACTTCATCTGCAATTTTTATgaactcattgttgttgttgcttttgttgataTTAGCAGCGGCAGCTAAGCGATTACTGGCGTTATTGTTGACTCCCGCAGCATTGCTGTTGGCTTGAAACCCTGCAAATGAGCGCACCTGCAAGAAGAGCCCGCTGTTGAGCAGACGCGCCTGGTGTTCCTGCGCTTTGGCGCGTAAACAAGCGATCGAGTTATTGCTGCAAgtgattgaaaaaattaatttatgcactTTTAATGAGACACAAAGAACAAACCCACCGAAATGTGTCCGGATCATATTCGTGCGTTGTGTACGCCGTGGCAGCGCTACTACCATGATGATGTAGACCACCAGCCGCTGCAGCACTACCACCAACAGCAGTGGCAGTACCACTGGCTGCAGcggctgccgctgccgctgccacaGCCGTATTCATGATCATGTGGAAATCTTTGCTGGTCGCCGCACCAGCGCTGGCATTGGCCGCATCCATCAGCGGGTGGTACGAGGGTTGTGCGGTTGGTGGTG
This genomic interval carries:
- the LOC105219254 gene encoding pH-sensitive chloride channel 2; the encoded protein is MQSSLGIAAFLLLLATSNTADTDCPSLNDADDLSQTQLIERLTHGCRYDRLERPVSYTESNGARLPIDVYVRAYIYFMQNLEAHDLQFKIHVLLQLRFLDPRLTFRKVAPKRKQPILGEKPLRDTLWMPHIFLANEKDSSLLGTNEKDILTSISPDGTVIISSRIKATLYCWMNLQKFPFDEQQCSTMLESWMYNTSELVLHWEQKRPITMDPALHLTEYVLHGAWSNETVVNADLNDLRHGAFAGNYSSLSFSVHLTREVGFYVMDYFLPSMLIVAISWVSFWLQADQAPPRIMLGTSTMLTFITLASAQGKTLPKVSYIKVSEVWFLGCTLFIFGSLIEFAFVNTIWRRKRNVDVKKMSSKHILKSTLSPRASRRATGRSRSFCAATHATNEPPPFNNYLTVHNIPIHTIHEHEAVDNLSKVTSFSNTTTNTGDSLPYSKRDLANIETGEVHHNIGWTTLTPQEISMWIDRKARCVFPIAFLVFNAFFWTFVYVV
- the LOC105219253 gene encoding protein canopy 4, which encodes MLLRQVIVILPLLLCYVHAGPEENEGVRYANRCEACKILATELQERLKETGKSHDVIEMGYSLDDVKPKKRTEYRRSELRLLESLENVCERVLEYNLHKERTDSTRFAKGMSQTFKTLHGLVDKGVKVDLGIPIELWDKPPVEVTQMKTQCENMLENYEEVISDWYFKHQDEKTLLAHLCEDTVLAQDERKCLQETLPPAESEDEADDVDKTKQKGDTGKHAANKEL